Proteins from one Cryptomeria japonica chromosome 4, Sugi_1.0, whole genome shotgun sequence genomic window:
- the LOC131037059 gene encoding beta-D-glucosyl crocetin beta-1,6-glucosyltransferase, whose amino-acid sequence MEEEGYQNSGNEPLHVLMFPWLAHGHISAYAELSIRLAQKGTKVSFFSTPLNIAKIKPLFASRQVPQIQLLQLPLPKVAGLPPEIESTSDLPMHLTPLFNKAVDGLEAPFEKLLAEICPDCVIFDFVQWWAGRAAAKFGAASVTFSTLGAAFISWAMHPFWRLYGNGLTAEDLIQQPSDYPSRAVTLRLFEAAGALVVNGAHEPDAVSYPERCLRGIDACDIVAVKTCAELEGKYVEYFGKVTGKPVVPLGPLLSPHVSEGKADSDVMTWLDKQSMGSVVYVSFGSQCFLSREEIAEVALGLEASGQPFLWALHSLSSWLPEGFVERLGKRGIVVRGWVPQREVLAHLGVGSLMTHCGWNSIMEGLSNGLVLIASPMQLDQSHNARLIVLELNVGNEVGRGKDGTFEREEICKAVRMVMGDEGREMRAKAKEIGHMFKNKILKDGGSQDEYMTHFVDHLHLLKPSVRLQKGKEIQH is encoded by the coding sequence ATGGAGGAAGAGGGATATCAAAATAGTGGCAATGAGCCGTTGCATGTCCTAATGTTCCCCTGGTTAGCCCACGGTCACATCTCTGCTTACGCAGAGCTCTCCATCAGGCTTGCACAGAAAGGCACTAAAGTTTCCTTCTTTTCAACCCCACTAAATATAGCAAAAATCAAGCCTCTATTTGCAAGCCGCCAAGTCCCACAAATTCAGCTACTGCAGCTGCCCCTGCCAAAAGTAGCGGGACTTCCGCCAGAGATAGAGAGCACCTCAGACCTCCCAATGCATTTGACCCCTCTGTTTAATAAAGCAGTGGATGGATTAGAAGCCCCCTTCGAAAAGCTTTTGGCGGAGATTTGTCCGGACTGCGTGATCTTTGATTTTGTTCAGTGGTGGGCGGGGAGAGCCGCCGCCAAATTTGGCGCAGCTTCTGTCACTTTCTCTACATTGGGTGCCGCTTTTATCAGCTGGGCTATGCATCCCTTTTGGCGGCTGTACGGGAACGGACTTACGGCGGAGGATCTGATACAACAGCCAAGCGACTACCCCTCGCGGGCGGTCACATTGAGGCTGTTTGAAGCGGCGGGGGCTTTAGTCGTCAATGGGGCCCATGAGCCGGATGCTGTTAGTTACCCCGAGCGCTGCTTGCGTGGCATAGATGCCTGTGACATCGTGGCTGTCAAAACGTGCGCTGAGCTGGAGGGGAAGTATGTTGAGTATTTTGGGAAGGTGACGGGGAAACCAGTTGTCCCCCTTGGCCCTCTCTTGTCACCGCACGTGTCTGAAGGGAAAGCTGACTCGGATGTGATGACGTGGCTGGACAAACAGTCAATGGGCTCTGTAGTCTATGTGTCGTTTGGGAGCCAATGCTTTTTAAGCAGGGAAGAGATTGCTGAGGTGGCATTGGGATTGGAAGCCAGCGGTCAGCCCTTCTTGTGGGCCCTTCATAGCCTTTCATCTTGGCTCCCAGAGGGCTTTGTAGAAAGGCTTGGGAAGAGAGGTATTGTGGTGAGAGGATGGGTCCCACAAAGGGAGGTATTGGCCCACCTTGGTGTTGGGAGCTTAATGACTCATTGTGgatggaactctataatggaaggATTGAGTAATGGGTTGGTTCTTATAGCTTCGCCCATGCAACTTGATCAGAGTCATAATGCACGGTTGATTGTACTTGAGTTAAATGTTGGGAATGAAGTTGGGCGAGGAAAGGATGGGACCTTTGAAAGGGAAGAAATTTGCAAAGCTGTGAGGATGGTTATGGGAGATGAAGGGAGAGAGATGAGAGCTAAGGCCAAGGAAATTGGTCATATGTTCAAGAACAAAATATTGAAGGATGGAGGATCTCAAGATGAGTATATGACTCATTTTGTTGATCACTTGCACCTCCTTAAGCCCAGTGTGAGGCTTCAAAAAGGCAAGGAAATCCAACATTAA